GAAATGagacaaggaaagggaagaggggggCAGCAGCATCGCACACGCACCCCTTAGCACCTGCCCTTTCAGACACGCTTGTCGCAAACCTGTGAGAACCATGCTCGACACACAGACTCTGGCTTCAGTACATGTTGATAAGCAAACGAACATGTAAGGTTGGGTTCAGCCTGCCCTCTAAACCCTACTACTTCTAACACGGTTCTTCCTCTATGGATGACCCAGCCGCCTCTTCCTTCAGCCTCTGGCTGGGTCCTTGAAATCCCTTGTGGTGTAGCCCGGAGTAGAAGTCAACTCCTTCTGAGACGGAGCGGACGGGCTGAGGGTGGTACTGGTGGTAGCTGGTCAGAGGATGCCCCGTGGGGGCTGCACAGGACAGCTGCTCCAGGAAGCACTGGGGATGGTGCGGCGGGCAGCTCAGCTTTCCTTTGAAGCTCTTACTGTGCTTACACTTGAACTCCAGCAACAGCTTGGTGTATGCGTTGAAGGTGGTGACCGCCGACACCATGCAGCAGGTGAAGGAAAGCCAGGCTGTGCTAGGGAGGAACCAAAAAAACCAGACGGTCAGAATCTGAGATACGCACAGGTTTGAGAGGAAAATACCATGATCTCTTCCCATTAGTAACTAGGCTGCTGCCCCTTACGGACTCAGGGACCGGGGTGGGCTCCCTTTCACCGTGCTTTGGGGAGAGCACTGTGGGCCAGAGGCCTGAATTGGGTCTGATTAGGTATGTTCTGAATGTTTTGTAGTCAAAGAGAATGACCCTGGTAGTGTTGCAAGTCGGACTAGGAGTTCAACAGGTTCGTTTTCACTGGGTCAATTAGCAGTCAGCGCGGTGCTCCTTTATTCCCGGTGTGTATCTTCTGTGTACATatcacacacccacccacacgtAGTTTTCTGGACTAAGGCTTCCCCACCTCAGTTCCGATTCACAGACCGGTAGCTCAGGTGTATGGAGGGGACATAGCCCAGTGCTATAagcctcctcctcaccccaccccccacaagcacacacacacatcccacccAGGATTTTCCCTCACTCTGAACAGATGGTGGGAGCGATCAACCCCCTTCATCTCCTTCTGTTCTGCGTTTAGTGGTCTTTGGGAGCACAGAGTTGAGCCTCTCAGTGTCTTTCAGGCAACATTCGCTGCAAACCTGGAGCTGTTATACGTTGTACCAGTGGAATTTGCCTCAAGAAAACAAATGTGGTTCTTGGCCTCAAGGAGTTTATAATGGATGGAACGAAGCTGGAGATTTAAGAGAAGCTGGATGGATTTGACgaatcaaaaaaccaaaaaaacaaaaaaaaaccccaccaggGAACTAGATCAAACGCGTTCCTAAACACTTGGGAAGTCAACCCCTAAATTTCCCCCATGATTCTAGGAagcccaggaaggaggaagtTGTGTGAGGTTAGTGAGGAATTGCATGAGGTCAGGTGATGGGTCAAGCCAGGCCACACACTGGCACAGCGTGTTCCCATCTGCCCGCCTCTGACGGACTCTGCCGACTGAGGCTGGGCTGCTTCTGCTGGCAGAGTCATGCCAACAACGGCTTAAAGACAGACAGAAGGTGCAAAACGATGTGTCTGGAAAGCAAGCTCCGGGGGCCGGTTTTGGAATAGCCCAAAGACGCCcgaatccaacagcacattataTCACTAGGAAAGGGGATAGGATGACCTTCAGGACTGCCTCCGCTAGCATGGAAACCGAGCCCAGTGCCCTGTCTCTTCAGCACTGGTAAAGGGCTTAGCACCGACTGCAGACTGTAATGCAGGCCCAAGCGGGCACCTGCACAGTCAACAGAGAGAGCGTGTTCCTCAGGGGAGGAAGTGAAGGACTCTTAACACAGACGGTGTATTTGCTTCAACTACGTCTGTCATGGCTGCTGCTACTCTCAAGAGAAATCGAAAATAACTGACCCCTTAGTTCTTTGAGGGTCAGAGAATGGCTGGTAGAGGAGGTTTGTTTCTTAGACAGTTGAGTGGAATAAGAGCAGAAGTAGGAGGAAGTTACTCTTCGTTACAGGAGAAGAGTCAGCCATGCACAGGCGGTAGAATGCGAACCGCACCTCAAGGCtgatctcttcctttctctgtcctccaAGATCTTGAatcataaaatgtataataaagagAGCATCATTGGCATAAGCCATACAAAACCAGTCTCATTTCCCAAGGGAACACACGCCATCAGGTGAGGGAGCAACTGCGACAGCTATATCATTAGAAAGACCCGACAGAACAAGCCGGAAGAATCATCCCTGTGCCTCCCAGCAGGTGGGGAGAGCGCCGCGGTGGCCTGATGGTCCCACTCTCTGGTCAACGGACTCCTGGCACGAGGTTTGAAGAGAAGGTGGAAGGACACGGAGCAAACATCTAGTTGAGGGCAGCACGTCCAACACAGGTTGGCCAGGGAGGAGTTAGAAGGTTCAGGAGATGGCAAGCACTTACTAGAAGGCCCAGCCATAATTCCAAGCATGTGGCCTCCAGTCTTCTGGACCCAAGTTGGCAGTTGCCTGGAAGACTTGTGAATACATCATATGGGCCACCATGCCCAGAAGGCCTACAGAGGGAATAGAAAGGCGGCGGCCTTAGAGCCAGGCTGGCTTTGCCATTTATAGGGAGTAGGAGTTTGGAGCAACCTCCTCATTTTGTATCTGTTACAGCCTATGTGGAGATGTCCCCATCACCCATCGGCCCCCACACTTCTGGGACACTAATCTGCGACGGGGGCTTTGCAATAAGTCCCCCCCAGGCTTTAGGTGGAGAGCTACAGAAAAAGTTTCTGAGTCAATGCTGCACTTGgggcattttatttcttcccaccCATGCCCTCAACGCGAGCTTTATTCTTGATCTATCTTTATATCTGCGTCTCTTACTCCTACTTGATCCAGCGGAGTCCGGAAAAGCTGTGTGCATGGGCAACTGAGAAGTGAACCAAACTGTATTTCACATACTGATAAAGCTGGCAAATAAGAACCCAGAGAGAAATCATTTTGCCAAGCACATGATGATCCAATACAAAATTTCCATCTCTCATCCCTCCATTCTGGACCCCGCCTCCTCGTTCCTGCCCTTTGGATGGACACAGGAGCCCATCAGAGGGGCCTGGAAGGTGGCCAGGCCCCCGCCCACCCCAGCCTGGGAGGCTGCACCTGACAGGACAGAGGAAATGGCGGCGAAGGCGCTCAGCTTGAGTCCGCAGCCCGGGTTCCCGGTGAACAGCAGGTCCATCAGTAGCAGGAGGAAGCTGACGAATTCAAGTCCGATGGACAAGAACTGGGCTCCAAGTGATAACCATAGGATCTCTGTCAGAaaccagagaagaaaatacaatCCAAGTATtaaacaacaagacaaaagaaatcacaagaagagCCTTCACCCTGACAGTTACATGACCGAGCGCTGAAACGCGGAGCCCCCCAGAAGGGAAAGCCTCCCAGAgtcagagaaggggagaaggggacaaGGCTGGCACCAGCTGGCTAGCATTCCCTCCTTGGGGTCTTTTGCTGTTACCCTTGCGCTtgctgctctcagctcaggaccTGATAAAGACTCCAGTAAACTAGATTGACTGGAAGTACCATTAGGGAGATTCGAGAAAAGAGCAGCTAACCGTCACAAAATCTGGCAGAGGCATGACTTTGCTGTGggtcatttttgttctctttttccctaCTGAATTTTGGAGCAGTCAGTTCtggttttttctccctccctctcctttttcactccctcctattaaaaatatatattttttaaacttaaaaatatatatacatattggaaggaaaaaaaacctcttgaGCTTTTCAACATGGTTACTTGGCAACAGGAGGAGGTTAGAACTGTTGGTGGTTTTCTATTTGTGAACTTTATTTGTTCCTGCTGTTCCTTTTTTGCATTCCTGCATATGAATGAGAGTCAGCTCTGGAAGGAATGTGGGTCACCCCGCGGggctcagaaaaagagaaaaggagaccaCAGTACAGTGTAGAGAGCACAGCTGGGCCAGAGAGGTCCAACTCAATGGCGACTAAATTGGTGATCAAACCCACATACTTGCCACAAGCCccaagggagggtgggggaggaaagcCTTCTCCATCAACCGCTTCCCTCCAAATCGGAGAGTGGGGTGACGTGGGCCTTGCAACGTGGCAAACTCCAGTAGTCCTTTCTCACCTCTCTCGGTTGGTGGTGTGAGTTCATTGAAAGTTCGGCACCTCTCCCCTGAAACACAGACAAGGTACAACTTCAGGGGTACGTCCCGCAGCTGGCGCCGCTCCACTGGTTGGGACCTGTGCCTGCCCAGCACACGGTAGGTGGGCACTAGAAGTTTCTCTCTGAAAGTGGGAAAGAATGCGTTATGGACGGATGGTTGCATGACCAAGGCAAGAATCCCTCAGAATTCATttctctgtccccagctcctgACCGTGAAAAAGAGGATGTGAGCCTGAGAGGGCTTCCACAGGGAAATGTTCCCATTTCTCAGGTCCGGGAGGGTTAAGAAGCCTGATGTTAACCAGCACCTTTCGCTGCCTCCGTACCCTGGTCTGCATGGCTTGAAACTGTTTCTGGGACCCTGGGGTTGGAGCTGAGCTAAATGACATGTCAAtaacacatataaacacacacacacatttatattccttgtccctctcctttttcccatGACCCACATTGGGAGAAACAGGTTAACTGTACTGGATTCTGGGCTTTAGGACAACATCACGACCAGGTGATGTCCGAATGCTTTGAGTAGGAAGGAGGACTGTCCTTAGGTCAGCTGCTCCCAAGCTGAGGAGCACAGGTTAAGGTATGCACAGTGACACAAGACTGGCTTTGCCACACGCGCTGAGCTACCGGAGACCTGGGAGGTCAAGGGTAGCCTCACTTCACCTAGTTACCCTCCTGAGGCTTCAGCCCCCCTACCTTGTAAATCGTAACGGTAATACTCCGAACAAGAAAACCCTtttggtggggttggggaggaaggggcttGACAAGGGATCTCCTCAGAACCTTTCATCTCACCGGTGAGAAAGTTAAAGTCTGTGGAGAGGAAG
This genomic interval from Mustela erminea isolate mMusErm1 chromosome 6, mMusErm1.Pri, whole genome shotgun sequence contains the following:
- the GSG1 gene encoding germ cell-specific gene 1 protein isoform X1, translating into MSNPSQLTQNVCLTQKMELPKGCSAQRTLLSAILNMLSLSLSTASLLSNCWFVGTQKVPKPVCGKGLAAECFDVPVPLDGSGANSSSPEVVQYSWEAGDDRFSFHTFWSGMWLSCEETVEEPGERCRTFNELTPPTERGEKGLLEFATLQGPRHPTLRFGGKRLMEKAFLPHPPLGLVAKILWLSLGAQFLSIGLEFVSFLLLLMDLLFTGNPGCGLKLSAFAAISSVLSGLLGMVAHMMYSQVFQATANLGPEDWRPHAWNYGWAFYTAWLSFTCCMVSAVTTFNAYTKLLLEFKCKHSKSFKGKLSCPPHHPQCFLEQLSCAAPTGHPLTSYHQYHPQPVRSVSEGVDFYSGLHHKGFQGPSQRLKEEAAGSSIEEEPC
- the GSG1 gene encoding germ cell-specific gene 1 protein isoform X3; translation: MSNPSQLTQNVCLTQKMELPKGCSAQRTLLSAILNMLSLSLSTASLLSNCWFVGTQKVPKPVCGKGLAAECFDVPVPLDGSGANSSSPEVVQYSWEAGDDRFSFHTFWSGMWLSCEETVEEPGERCRTFNELTPPTEREILWLSLGAQFLSIGLEFVSFLLLLMDLLFTGNPGCGLKLSAFAAISSVLSGLLGMVAHMMYSQVFQATANLGPEDWRPHAWNYGWAFYTAWLSFTCCMVSAVTTFNAYTKLLLEFKCKHSKSFKGKLSCPPHHPQCFLEQLSCAAPTGHPLTSYHQYHPQPVRSVSEGVDFYSGLHHKGFQGPSQRLKEEAAGSSIEEEPC
- the GSG1 gene encoding germ cell-specific gene 1 protein isoform X2, whose product is MSNPSQLTQNVCLTQKMELPKGCSAQRTLLSAILNMLSLSLSTASLLSNCWFVGTQKVPKPVCGKGLAAECFDVPVPLDGSGANSSSPEVVQYSWEAGDDRFSFHTFWSGMWLSCEETVEEPGERCRTFNELTPPTERGEKGLLEFATLQGPRHPTLRFGGKRLMEKAFLPHPPLGLVAKILWLSLGAQFLSIGLEFVSFLLLLMDLLFTGNPGCGLKLSAFAAISSVLSAWLSFTCCMVSAVTTFNAYTKLLLEFKCKHSKSFKGKLSCPPHHPQCFLEQLSCAAPTGHPLTSYHQYHPQPVRSVSEGVDFYSGLHHKGFQGPSQRLKEEAAGSSIEEEPC